The following proteins come from a genomic window of Carassius gibelio isolate Cgi1373 ecotype wild population from Czech Republic chromosome B8, carGib1.2-hapl.c, whole genome shotgun sequence:
- the LOC127963990 gene encoding N-acetyllactosaminide beta-1,3-N-acetylglucosaminyltransferase 3 isoform X3 → MRRKNLQTIVLLLTGVVCLVIIMSKNDFENDLTLKSKDVYEMLSQQKDLPSLETLQPLSSHCHQNMSAYNVTGFSTLPNHIQDFLLYRHCRSFPMFLDVPDKCGGPQNSADVFLLLVIKSSPENYDRREVLRKTWAKERLHKGVWIRRVFITGTSKTGFEKRRLNKLLKLENRENQDILQWDFNDSFFNLTLKQILFLEWMERWCPHVRFLLNGDDDIFANPFNMVEYVQGQEDSDGSKHLFAGHLIQNVGPIRQHSSKYFVPVQVQESESYPPYCGGGGFLLSGFTAKTIYKMSHSIDLLPIDDVYMGMCLEKAGLKPISHFGVRTAGLHIPAENVDKFHPCFFREIILVHRFLPHMIFLMWNEIQNPHLQCGRTNSMFKN, encoded by the coding sequence ATGAGAAGGAAAAACTTGCAGACGATAGTGTTACTTCTGACAGGTGTTGTGTGCCTAGTCATTATCATGTCGAAAAACGACTTTGAAAATGACTTGACACTTAAGAGCAAAGACGTATATGAGATGCTCAGTCAACAAAAGGATTTGCCCAGCTTGGAAACTCTCCAGCCTTTGTCTTCACATTGTCATCAGAATATGTCTGCTTATAATGTGACTGGATTTTCTACTCTGCCAAATCATATCCAAGACTTCCTGCTTTACCGACACTGTAGGAGTTTTCCCATGTTTCTTGATGTGCCTGATAAGTGTGGTGGACCCCAAAACTCTGCAGATGTCTTCCTTCTGCTGGTCATCAAGAGTTCTCCAGAGAATTATGATCGACGAGAAGTTTTGCGGAAAACATGGGCTAAAGAAAGATTGCACAAAGGTGTGTGGATCCGCAGGGTCTTTATAACTGGAACGAGTAAAACTGGCTTTGAGAAGCGCCGGTTGAATAAACTATTGAAGCTGGAGAACCGTGAGAACCAAGACATTTTACAGTGGGACTTCAATGATTCTTTCTTCAACCTCACACTGAAGCAGATTCTTTTCTTAGAGTGGATGGAAAGATGGTGCCCGCATGTCAGATTTCTTTTAAATGGAGACGATGACATCTTTGCCAATCCGTTTAACATGGTTGAGTATGTTCAAGGTCAGGAGGACAGTGATGGAAGTAAACATCTCTTCGCTGGGCACCTCATCCAGAATGTGGGTCCTATCAGACAACATTCAAGCAAATATTTTGTCCCGGTGCAAGTACAAGAGTCTGAAAGCTATCCTCCATACTGTGGTGGAGGAGGCTTTCTTCTCTCCGGCTTCACGGCCAAAACGATCTACAAGATGTCGCACTCTATAGATCTGCTGCCCATTGATGATGTTTACATGGGAATGTGTTTGGAAAAGGCTGGCCTCAAACCTATATCCCACTTTGGAGTGAGGACCGCTGGTCTGCATATCCCCGCTGAAAATGTTGACAAATTTCACCCTTGCTTTTTCAGAGAAATCATTTTAGTCCACAGATTTCTGCCGCACATGATTTTTCTGATGTGGAATGAGATACAAAACCCACATCTACAATGCGGAAGGACAAATTCCATGTTCAAAAACTGA